A single region of the Streptomyces vilmorinianum genome encodes:
- a CDS encoding TetR/AcrR family transcriptional regulator → MSSRRTYHHGDLRQAVLTAALDVIATEGPSALSLRDLARRAGVSHAAPAHHFKDRAGLLTAVATEGFDLLAQALGEAKDLKDAGVRYVRFATEHPAHFQVMFQPDLHRPDDPELLAAKERAGDRLRAGVAGVSADGRGPDPRLAGVAAWSLAHGFATLLLSHNLAGPVGDRDPEEVFRTLAGLLFAAGGPQAPGE, encoded by the coding sequence ATGAGCAGCCGGCGCACCTACCACCACGGCGACCTGCGGCAGGCGGTGCTGACCGCCGCCCTGGACGTCATCGCCACCGAGGGCCCCTCCGCCCTGAGCCTGCGCGACCTGGCCCGCCGCGCGGGCGTCTCGCACGCGGCCCCGGCCCACCACTTCAAGGACCGGGCGGGCCTGCTGACGGCCGTCGCGACCGAGGGCTTCGACCTGCTGGCGCAGGCGCTCGGCGAGGCGAAGGACCTGAAGGACGCGGGGGTGCGGTACGTACGGTTCGCCACCGAGCACCCGGCGCACTTCCAGGTGATGTTCCAGCCGGACCTGCACCGGCCCGACGACCCGGAGCTGCTCGCCGCCAAGGAACGCGCCGGCGACCGGCTCCGGGCGGGCGTCGCGGGCGTGTCCGCCGACGGCCGCGGTCCCGATCCGCGCCTCGCGGGCGTCGCGGCCTGGTCCCTGGCCCACGGCTTCGCGACGCTGCTGCTCAGCCACAACCTCGCGGGCCCGGTCGGCGACCGGGACCCCGAGGAGGTCTTCCGCACGCTCGCGGGGCTGCTGTTCGCGGCCGGCGGTCCCCAAGCGCCCGGGGAATAG
- a CDS encoding SCO6745 family protein, producing the protein MEPGRVRQMWHLLEPLHAVLYYAPEAFDEALALGYDVKERWPGYFAWRAAPLGPAGAERIGSAFYSFSPQMVARYVPEVWRTAAPADVLDARLRAVDLAYRSLLGAETVDGPELAEAAALARRAAEAAVTAGRPLAAANAELPWPDAPHLVLWQAATILREHRGDGHLAALLAAGLDPAESLVSFAGVGAASEQTFTSRGWSEAEWAAARERLAARGLLAADGAATEAGRALRAEVELRTDVLAAGPWAALGPEATARLAELLGGPWLTVIGSGLLPGENTLGIGKI; encoded by the coding sequence ATGGAGCCCGGACGCGTACGGCAGATGTGGCACCTGCTCGAACCGCTGCACGCGGTTCTCTACTACGCCCCCGAGGCCTTCGACGAGGCCCTGGCGCTGGGCTACGACGTCAAGGAGCGCTGGCCCGGCTACTTCGCCTGGCGCGCCGCGCCCCTCGGCCCGGCCGGGGCCGAGCGGATCGGCTCCGCCTTCTACAGCTTCAGCCCGCAGATGGTGGCCCGGTACGTGCCGGAGGTCTGGCGGACGGCCGCGCCCGCCGACGTGCTCGACGCCCGGCTGCGCGCCGTCGACCTCGCCTATCGCTCCCTGCTCGGCGCCGAGACCGTCGACGGGCCCGAGCTCGCCGAGGCCGCCGCGCTCGCCCGGCGGGCCGCCGAGGCCGCCGTGACGGCCGGGCGCCCGCTCGCCGCCGCCAACGCCGAGCTGCCCTGGCCCGACGCCCCGCACCTGGTCCTCTGGCAGGCCGCGACGATCCTGCGCGAGCACCGCGGCGACGGGCACCTGGCCGCGCTCCTCGCCGCCGGACTGGACCCTGCCGAGTCGCTGGTCTCCTTCGCGGGGGTCGGGGCGGCCTCCGAGCAGACCTTCACGAGCCGCGGCTGGAGCGAGGCCGAGTGGGCCGCCGCCCGCGAACGCCTGGCCGCCCGCGGCCTGCTCGCCGCCGACGGCGCGGCCACCGAGGCCGGCCGCGCCCTGCGCGCGGAGGTGGAACTGCGTACGGACGTCCTGGCCGCCGGCCCCTGGGCCGCCCTCGGTCCCGAGGCCACCGCCCGCCTCGCCGAACTCCTCGGCGGGCCCTGGCTGACCGTCATCGGCTCCGGGCTGCTGCCGGGCGAGAACACGCTGGGGATCGGGAAGATCTGA
- a CDS encoding antitoxin, with amino-acid sequence MGIMDKLKGMVRGHEDQARQASDAAERTINEKTGNKYTGQVDQAQQKIEGTLGMPDRPEQPPS; translated from the coding sequence ATGGGGATCATGGACAAGCTCAAGGGCATGGTGCGCGGGCACGAGGACCAGGCCCGCCAGGCGTCCGACGCCGCAGAGCGCACGATCAACGAGAAGACCGGGAACAAGTACACGGGCCAGGTCGACCAGGCCCAGCAGAAGATCGAGGGCACCCTCGGCATGCCGGACAGGCCGGAGCAGCCGCCGAGCTGA
- a CDS encoding HNH endonuclease family protein: MPSYRRTLPLAALAAAVLITSGCTAPPDGSTAEGAPGAGRGGSALAAVDTLTVKGRAPKTGYDREKFGRAWADVDGNGCGTRDDILKRDLAEVRFKDRDCKVASGVLADDPYTGDRIDFVRGRSKVDIDHLVALSDAWQKGAQQWDAEKRRRFANDPLNLLAVDSTANRRKSDGDAATWLPPNKAYRCTYVAAQVAVKKKYGVWVTRGERDAMKKVLGGCPDQRLP; this comes from the coding sequence GTGCCCAGCTACCGCAGGACCCTCCCCCTCGCCGCACTTGCCGCCGCCGTCCTCATAACCTCCGGCTGTACGGCGCCCCCTGACGGCTCCACGGCCGAGGGCGCCCCCGGCGCGGGCCGCGGCGGCTCCGCGCTCGCCGCCGTGGACACCCTCACCGTCAAGGGGCGCGCCCCCAAGACCGGCTACGACCGGGAGAAGTTCGGCCGCGCCTGGGCCGACGTCGACGGCAACGGCTGCGGGACCCGCGACGACATCCTCAAGCGCGACCTCGCCGAGGTCCGCTTCAAGGACCGTGACTGCAAGGTCGCCTCCGGCGTCCTCGCCGACGACCCGTACACCGGGGACCGTATCGACTTCGTGCGCGGCCGCAGCAAGGTCGACATAGACCATCTCGTCGCACTTTCCGACGCCTGGCAGAAGGGTGCCCAGCAGTGGGACGCGGAGAAGCGGCGCCGCTTCGCCAACGATCCGCTCAACCTGCTCGCCGTCGACTCGACCGCCAACCGCCGCAAGTCCGACGGGGACGCCGCGACCTGGCTGCCGCCCAACAAGGCGTACCGCTGCACGTATGTCGCCGCGCAGGTCGCGGTGAAGAAGAAGTACGGGGTGTGGGTCACCCGGGGCGAGCGCGACGCGATGAAGAAGGTCCTCGGCGGCTGCCCGGACCAGCGGCTCCCGTAA
- a CDS encoding N-acetyltransferase, producing MELKITTLAERPGLQAQMWAMKDLWPEFILNDPIGWSHFPRIVAELPEYVLVATDAEDNVVARAFSVPFRLHAEGRGELPATGWDQVLLWAFSDRRLGREPDTVSAIEVCVATDALGQGLSGKMLGAMRDNARRLGFSEVVAPVRPNAKHLEPATSIHEYAFRTRESDGLPHDPWLRVHVRAGATVEKVAPASMTVSASVEQWRAWTGLPFDTDGPVEVEGALVPVHCEASRGFAVYVEPNVWVRHPL from the coding sequence ATGGAGCTGAAGATCACGACTCTCGCCGAGCGCCCCGGACTTCAGGCGCAGATGTGGGCGATGAAGGACCTCTGGCCGGAGTTCATACTCAACGACCCGATCGGCTGGTCCCATTTCCCGCGGATCGTCGCCGAGCTGCCTGAGTACGTCCTGGTCGCCACCGACGCCGAGGACAACGTCGTCGCACGTGCCTTCAGCGTCCCCTTCCGGCTCCACGCCGAGGGCCGCGGCGAGCTGCCCGCCACCGGCTGGGACCAGGTCCTGCTCTGGGCGTTCTCCGACCGGCGGCTCGGGCGTGAGCCCGACACCGTCAGCGCGATCGAGGTCTGCGTGGCCACGGACGCCCTGGGCCAGGGGCTCTCGGGGAAGATGCTGGGCGCCATGCGGGACAACGCCCGCCGCCTCGGCTTCTCGGAGGTCGTCGCACCGGTCCGCCCCAACGCGAAGCACCTGGAGCCCGCGACCTCCATCCATGAGTACGCCTTCCGTACCCGCGAGTCGGACGGCCTGCCGCACGACCCCTGGCTGCGCGTCCACGTCCGGGCGGGCGCCACGGTGGAGAAGGTGGCCCCGGCCTCGATGACGGTCTCGGCCTCCGTGGAGCAGTGGCGCGCCTGGACCGGGCTGCCGTTCGACACGGACGGCCCGGTGGAGGTCGAGGGCGCCCTGGTGCCGGTGCACTGCGAGGCCTCGCGCGGCTTCGCCGTGTACGTCGAGCCGAACGTATGGGTCCGCCACCCGCTGTAG
- a CDS encoding BMP family ABC transporter substrate-binding protein, translated as MKTRRTWRNSAKSSDSPTPSAVARVLAGIAGALRGRAGWTTASAAVVILGLLGVWLFVGGGQDGPPDPRARQYKDFDACLLTDEKGIVTGAPAAPVWEGMQEASGDTQVRVTFVPVMGEQTLANVQPFFNGLMQRQCDVVLASGAPQVKAVEEGAGKHPKVRFVVVDGSKKAGNVTLVTSGKTLKSAVADAVRQAVKDSGL; from the coding sequence ATGAAGACCCGTCGCACCTGGCGCAACTCGGCCAAGAGCTCTGATTCCCCCACGCCTTCCGCCGTCGCGCGGGTGCTCGCCGGGATCGCCGGCGCGCTCCGTGGCCGGGCCGGCTGGACGACGGCGAGCGCCGCCGTCGTGATCCTCGGGCTCCTCGGGGTCTGGCTCTTCGTCGGCGGCGGTCAGGACGGGCCGCCCGACCCGCGGGCACGGCAGTACAAGGACTTCGACGCCTGTCTCCTCACCGACGAGAAGGGCATCGTGACCGGCGCGCCGGCCGCCCCCGTCTGGGAGGGGATGCAGGAGGCGTCCGGCGACACCCAGGTTCGGGTCACGTTCGTGCCCGTCATGGGGGAGCAGACGCTCGCCAACGTACAGCCGTTCTTCAACGGTCTGATGCAGCGCCAGTGCGATGTCGTCCTCGCGTCCGGCGCCCCGCAGGTGAAGGCCGTCGAGGAAGGTGCCGGGAAGCACCCGAAGGTCCGGTTCGTCGTCGTCGACGGCTCGAAGAAGGCCGGAAATGTCACGCTCGTGACCTCCGGCAAAACCCTCAAAAGCGCTGTAGCGGACGCTGTCAGACAGGCCGTCAAGGACTCCGGACTGTAG